The Yersinia intermedia genome window below encodes:
- the proA gene encoding glutamate-5-semialdehyde dehydrogenase, with the protein MLEQMGKAAKQASWQLAMLSTAKKNQALAVIANLLESESQTILHANAQDMQAARDTGMSEALLDRLLLTPARLAAIANDVRQVCRLNDPVGRVIDGSLLDSGLKLERRRVPLGVIGVIYEARPNVTIDVASLCLKTGNAVILRGGKETHHTNQATVKVIQQALEQCGLPAAAVQAIESPDRELVNQLLRMDRYVDMLIPRGGAGLHKLCREQSTIPVITGGIGVCHTFVDESADVEKALLVIENAKIQRPSACNSLETLLVHQAIAERFLPVLSTRMHAFGVTLHASPQALPYLAQGKAKVVAVEAADYDDEWLSLDLNVDIVTDIDAAIDHIREHGTSHSDAILTRSLSSAEHFVRAVDSSAVYVNASTRFTDGGQFGLGAEVAVSTQKLHARGPMGLDALTTYKWIGYGDDLVRS; encoded by the coding sequence CTGGAATCTGAAAGTCAGACTATTTTGCATGCCAACGCGCAAGATATGCAGGCTGCACGTGATACGGGCATGAGCGAAGCACTGCTCGATCGGTTGTTATTGACACCGGCACGCTTAGCCGCCATTGCTAATGATGTGCGTCAGGTATGCCGCCTGAATGACCCTGTGGGGCGCGTTATTGATGGCAGCCTACTTGACAGCGGCTTAAAGCTGGAACGCCGCCGTGTGCCTCTGGGGGTGATTGGTGTCATTTATGAAGCCCGACCTAACGTTACGATTGATGTCGCCAGCCTCTGCTTGAAAACCGGCAATGCCGTGATTTTGCGGGGCGGGAAAGAGACTCATCACACTAATCAGGCAACAGTGAAGGTTATCCAACAGGCGCTGGAGCAATGCGGTTTACCCGCAGCGGCAGTGCAGGCGATTGAAAGCCCGGATCGGGAATTGGTTAATCAGTTACTGCGTATGGACCGCTATGTCGATATGTTGATTCCACGCGGTGGCGCGGGTTTACATAAACTGTGCCGTGAGCAATCAACCATTCCGGTCATTACTGGTGGTATTGGGGTTTGCCATACCTTTGTTGATGAAAGTGCTGATGTTGAGAAAGCGTTGTTGGTGATTGAAAACGCCAAAATTCAGCGGCCAAGTGCATGTAACTCATTAGAAACTTTGCTGGTTCACCAGGCCATTGCTGAGCGCTTCCTGCCAGTACTCAGTACCCGAATGCATGCCTTTGGCGTGACACTGCATGCCAGCCCGCAGGCGCTGCCCTATCTGGCGCAAGGTAAGGCCAAGGTGGTGGCCGTTGAAGCAGCAGATTACGACGATGAATGGCTATCACTGGATCTGAACGTGGATATCGTTACTGATATTGATGCTGCCATCGACCATATTCGCGAGCATGGTACCAGCCATTCTGACGCTATTTTGACCCGCTCACTCAGTAGTGCTGAACATTTTGTCCGCGCGGTGGATTCATCGGCGGTTTATGTCAATGCCAGTACCCGCTTTACCGATGGTGGGCAGTTTGGTTTGGGGGCCGAGGTCGCTGTGAGTACGCAAAAACTTCATGCACGTGGCCCGATGGGGTTAGATGCGTTGACAACCTATAAGTGGATTGGCTATGGCGACGATTTAGTGCGTAGTTGA